In Oncorhynchus tshawytscha isolate Ot180627B linkage group LG01, Otsh_v2.0, whole genome shotgun sequence, the genomic stretch CTTTTCTTTAGTTTTTCCAGATAAAGCCAATCACACACTGCCGCTACTCCCAAATTGTGGACGGTATACCCAATAACAATACaatgttcattcattcattcagtcagttCATTCATTCTTCTCCATGGTGTTACACAGTAGGTGAAGACTGAATCCAGTATGTGTTTTAACAGAGGTGTGTGGAGACCAACATATCTTTCGAAGATGCAGAGTTCCAGTAACACTGCCCGTGCCAGGAGGGCAGTCCAGCAGCTGAGAATAGAAGCCAGCATTGAGAGAATTAAGGTACGCTTCTCAAACAGCCCATATATCCATATATACCAAGATATACGTATATGACATAACATTTTCCATCCTGCAAGTACTTAGTCTGGCTGACACCAGCTCTCAAAGTCCTCCCATGTAGTCGCGTGGGTTGCATCAGCCAGGCTAGCAAGACCTGCCTTCTCTgaccttctctctgtgtgagtgtttcCTTGTGTTGCCAATTGTAACCGGCTGTATGATTCTCTCCTGCAGGTGTCCAAGGCCTCAGCAGACCTGATGCACTACTGTGGAGAACAGGGTAAATACGACCCTCTACTCATGGGTATACCAGCCTCTGAAAACCCCTTCAAAGACAAGAAGCCATGCACTATATTATAGTATAGCGGAACAGCTGAATTATCTttgctttttaaattttttattattttataggGAGAAATATACAACGTTAATACCGGTACACTATTTGCCTTAAGGCCAGCCCAGTCCCACTCCCCATGTTTCCTTGTACTTTAGGTTGATTTCAAAATGTTaccttagggctctggtcaaaagtagtgcaatataaagggaatagggtgccatttgggactcattcactctctcttttaAACTAGTGCCATTTTGGTAGAATCAGAATCAttggtcctctctctccatcagatacAACAATTCATTTGTGACCCAGAAAAAAAGGGGTTAGTATAGTTCAGTCAGTCATAAATAGATAGTTCATTATGAGGCTCCTCTCAACAGAGACTGGTGTTCTTTCAGATTGTTACCGTATGTTATGCAGACTAAAGACCAGCTGGGTTTGAAATGGGGGTTCCCAACTTTGTCATGTTAACACTAAAACAGTTCCTTTAAAATATACATCAACTTACTGACAGCAAATGTATTTTACAGTACAGCTACTG encodes the following:
- the LOC112249868 gene encoding guanine nucleotide-binding protein G(I)/G(S)/G(O) subunit gamma-12 is translated as MQSSSNTARARRAVQQLRIEASIERIKVSKASADLMHYCGEQGKYDPLLMGIPASENPFKDKKPCTIL